Proteins encoded in a region of the Salmo salar unplaced genomic scaffold, Ssal_v3.1, whole genome shotgun sequence genome:
- the LOC123738286 gene encoding endonuclease domain-containing 1 protein-like isoform X1 has protein sequence MGVLNHLSTLLLLSLLPPALSHVVEIFSVVEQCQNFFLDGTTPNLPGILVGGTVQNHYKLICQLFSNIYRFATLYDTTNRIPVFSAYTFTGNVVGSKRPKNQTWMIEPQLEDIDIKEMKTQDDDEVKELNNNNVLRVNHQAADTDYKNNRLDLDRGHLFPCSYAPDDDAKRSTFTLTNAVPQERSFNGGSWRRMECKVRDALELNCKKNNKIEAYVVTGAVPSFNNTLKERVNIPDLMWTAYCCYNNNLKQWVAQAHWGENQKEDKGKKLPSNTLVDLYNILNQLYPGGDVQVFPDQCPTADIPRALPLRDGDVYDHCVYDDDCVCSSVGVKGYYLPVVLVSVLVMMM, from the exons ATGGGGGTATTGAatcatctctctactctcctccttctctctctccttcctcctgctctctctcatgTAGTGGAGATCTTCAGTGTTGTTGAACAGTGCCAGAATTTCTTCCTGGATGGGACAACTCCAAATCTCCCAGGTATTTTGGTTGGTGGGACAGTCCAGAACCACTACAAGCTGATTTGCCAGTTGTTCAGCAACATCTACAGGTTTGCAACTCTCTACGACACGACCAACAGGATCCCTGTGTTCTCAGCCTACACCTTCACTGGTAATGTTGTTGGTAGCAAGAGACCAAAAAATCAAACCTGGATGATCGAGCCCCAG CTTGAAGATATAGATATAAAAGAGATGAAAACCCAAGATGATGATGAGGTGAAGGAGCTTAATAATAATAACGTTTTAAGAGTCAACCACCAGGCTGCGGACACAGACTACAAAAATAACAGACTGGATCTGGACAGAGGTCACCTGTTCCCATGTTCGTACGCACCTGATGATGATGCCAAGAGGTCCACTTTCACCCTGACAAACGCCGTTCCCCAAGAAAGATCCTTCAACGGGGGCAGCTGGAGGAGAATGGAGTGCAAAGTCAGAGACGCTCTTGAGCTTAACTGTAAGAAGAACAACAAGATAGAAGCctatgtggtgactggagcagtTCCCAGCTTCAACAACACACTGAAGGAACGAGTGAACATCCCAGATCTCATGTGGACAGCCTACTGCTGTTACAACAACAACCTGAAACAGTGGGTGGCCCAAGCACACTGGGGTGAGAACCAAAAGGAGGACAAGGGGAAAAAATTGCCCTCAAATACCTTGGTAGATCTGTATAACATATTGAACCAGCTTTACCCAGGTGGTGATGTCCAGGTGTTCCCAGATCAGTGTCCAACTGCTGATATTCCCAGAGCGCTTCCCCTCAGGGATGGGGATGTATATGATCATTGTGTCTATGATGATGACTGTGTCTGTTCCTCTGTTGGGGTCAAAGGTTATTACCTACCTGTTGTATTAGTTTCTgtgctggtgatgatgatgtag
- the LOC123738286 gene encoding endonuclease domain-containing 1 protein-like isoform X2, producing the protein MIEPQLEDIDIKEMKTQDDDEVKELNNNNVLRVNHQAADTDYKNNRLDLDRGHLFPCSYAPDDDAKRSTFTLTNAVPQERSFNGGSWRRMECKVRDALELNCKKNNKIEAYVVTGAVPSFNNTLKERVNIPDLMWTAYCCYNNNLKQWVAQAHWGENQKEDKGKKLPSNTLVDLYNILNQLYPGGDVQVFPDQCPTADIPRALPLRDGDVYDHCVYDDDCVCSSVGVKGYYLPVVLVSVLVMMM; encoded by the exons ATGATCGAGCCCCAG CTTGAAGATATAGATATAAAAGAGATGAAAACCCAAGATGATGATGAGGTGAAGGAGCTTAATAATAATAACGTTTTAAGAGTCAACCACCAGGCTGCGGACACAGACTACAAAAATAACAGACTGGATCTGGACAGAGGTCACCTGTTCCCATGTTCGTACGCACCTGATGATGATGCCAAGAGGTCCACTTTCACCCTGACAAACGCCGTTCCCCAAGAAAGATCCTTCAACGGGGGCAGCTGGAGGAGAATGGAGTGCAAAGTCAGAGACGCTCTTGAGCTTAACTGTAAGAAGAACAACAAGATAGAAGCctatgtggtgactggagcagtTCCCAGCTTCAACAACACACTGAAGGAACGAGTGAACATCCCAGATCTCATGTGGACAGCCTACTGCTGTTACAACAACAACCTGAAACAGTGGGTGGCCCAAGCACACTGGGGTGAGAACCAAAAGGAGGACAAGGGGAAAAAATTGCCCTCAAATACCTTGGTAGATCTGTATAACATATTGAACCAGCTTTACCCAGGTGGTGATGTCCAGGTGTTCCCAGATCAGTGTCCAACTGCTGATATTCCCAGAGCGCTTCCCCTCAGGGATGGGGATGTATATGATCATTGTGTCTATGATGATGACTGTGTCTGTTCCTCTGTTGGGGTCAAAGGTTATTACCTACCTGTTGTATTAGTTTCTgtgctggtgatgatgatgtag